One Leptolyngbya sp. 'hensonii' DNA segment encodes these proteins:
- a CDS encoding proteasome-type protease has product MTYCLGIMTRFGLVMAADSRTNAGVDHVSTYQKLFNFSQLGDRVLLICTSGNLSITQAAITLLQKDLKTQTDANLHTLPSLYEAARYIGEKLRQIQDQDRTWLQQDGIEYQCSMLLGGQIQGEEPGLYLIYSQGNCIQASADTPFLQIGETKYGKPILDRTLTFNTTLEAAAKSALLSIDSTMKSNISVGPPINLVVYEADTFQIKHELRLRSGSPYLVKIRKLWEESLREAFDRMPNVDWEQVLET; this is encoded by the coding sequence ATGACCTACTGCCTTGGCATCATGACCCGGTTTGGACTGGTTATGGCGGCTGATTCCCGGACGAATGCGGGAGTGGATCATGTATCCACCTATCAAAAACTGTTCAACTTCTCCCAACTCGGAGATCGGGTGCTTCTGATCTGCACCTCCGGCAATCTATCTATCACCCAGGCTGCAATTACCCTGCTCCAGAAAGATTTGAAAACTCAGACAGATGCCAATCTCCACACCCTTCCTTCCCTCTATGAGGCAGCTCGATACATTGGTGAAAAACTGCGCCAGATTCAAGATCAGGACCGAACCTGGCTCCAGCAAGATGGCATTGAGTATCAATGCAGTATGCTCCTGGGCGGCCAGATCCAGGGAGAAGAACCGGGTTTATACCTGATTTACAGCCAGGGCAACTGTATCCAGGCTTCTGCAGATACCCCATTCTTGCAAATTGGCGAAACCAAGTATGGCAAGCCTATTCTGGATCGGACTTTGACCTTCAATACAACGCTGGAAGCCGCCGCAAAATCTGCGTTACTCTCGATCGACTCCACCATGAAATCGAACATCTCTGTAGGCCCTCCGATCAACCTGGTCGTGTACGAAGCAGACACCTTTCAGATCAAGCATGAGCTCCGACTCCGTTCTGGCTCGCCTTACCTGGTCAAGATCCGCAAATTGTGGGAGGAATCCCTGCGAGAAGCCTTTGATCGCATGCCCAATGTTGATTGGGAACAGGTTCTGGAAACATAG